The following are from one region of the Gammaproteobacteria bacterium genome:
- a CDS encoding outer membrane lipoprotein-sorting protein translates to MKKIIYLLSIFFSMNTLLHAMTDEEKGYAINREVERRDTGFGDSIHDALMILRNTQGDESKREFTYKTLEMTGDGDKELGVFHRPADVKGTAILTYAHGLKPDDQWLYLPELKRVKRISTVNKSGPFMGSEFAYEDIASWELEKYKYKYLRDEVVDGNDCFVIENIPAYEHSGYVRQVEWIDKTIYQPRRIDFYDRKNTLLKTLTFSDYNQYLGQYWRAGKLEMINHQNGKSTLLLRTNYRFRLGLTETDFMESSLKNVQ, encoded by the coding sequence ATGAAAAAGATCATTTACCTACTCAGTATTTTCTTCAGCATGAACACGCTGCTGCATGCCATGACCGACGAAGAGAAAGGTTACGCCATCAATCGTGAAGTTGAACGCCGCGATACCGGTTTTGGCGACAGTATTCACGATGCCTTGATGATTCTGCGCAACACGCAAGGCGATGAGAGCAAGCGTGAATTCACCTACAAAACACTGGAAATGACCGGTGACGGCGATAAGGAACTCGGCGTTTTCCATCGCCCCGCCGATGTAAAAGGCACGGCCATTTTAACCTACGCGCACGGCTTAAAACCGGATGATCAATGGCTATACCTGCCGGAATTGAAGCGCGTCAAACGTATTTCAACGGTCAACAAATCCGGGCCTTTCATGGGTAGCGAATTCGCCTATGAAGACATCGCCTCATGGGAATTGGAAAAATACAAATATAAATACCTGCGCGACGAAGTTGTGGATGGTAATGACTGCTTTGTGATCGAAAACATCCCTGCGTACGAGCACTCAGGTTATGTCCGCCAAGTTGAATGGATTGATAAAACCATCTACCAGCCACGCAGGATCGATTTTTATGATCGCAAGAATACCTTGCTCAAGACGCTTACTTTCAGTGACTACAACCAATATTTAGGCCAGTACTGGAGAGCCGGCAAGCTTGAAATGATCAATCATCAGAATGGTAAAAGCACTTTATTGCTGCGCACCAACTACCGGTTCCGGCTCGGATTGACGGAAACTGACTTCATGGAAAGCTCATTGAAGAATGTGCAGTAA
- a CDS encoding SDR family NAD(P)-dependent oxidoreductase: MKQKKSKSAEKVAYEPIALVGIGCRFPGGSHDPESFWNLLVTGSDAIVDIPPERWNLKRFYDPDHNKPGKMYVKQGGFLQQRVDEFDALFFGITPREAGSIDPQQRLLLETSWEALEDAGIPYESVIGSNTGVFIGAFTLDHKLTQMGKMNRDLISTHTAVGSTMTILSNRISYILDLRGPSMSVDTACSSSLVALHLACQAIWNGESDLALAGGVNVMMRPEYPIAMCKGGFLAPDGRSKSFDAGANGYGRGEGAGVVVLKPLSAALKDGDSIYSLIRGTGVNQDGRTNGITVPNPASQTALIRSVCDKYGIDTNEISYFEAHGTGTPVGDPLEAKALGDAIDQHSKRSKSRLMGSVKGAIGHLEAAAGIAGVIKTSLCLAHHQVPPQANLHTPNPNIPFEELGLRLPTRLEPLESDSQSIYAAVNSFGYGGTNAHVVLENAPPALKLVREEDAADQTYLLPLSARSEQALQNLARAWMNKFPRDYKGALKDLCFSAACRRGHHDYRLAVIGSTWENMYDQLSTYLAGQADYTGVAGKTDSKATAKPVFVYTGMGPQWWAMGRELYENNAIYRETVEKCDSIFRQLAGWSILKEMLADEQNSKITQTEIAQPANFLVQAGLTAMWRASGIEPGAIVGHSLGEITAAYAAGALSLEDAIKVSYERSRILKKAAGGGKMLAVGVSMEHCAELIATLTHGDVSIAAVNGPTQVTLSGDPAALEKISAHLTAQDEFNRFLQVELAYHSAFLEHLKPEIRQTLADLQPNLPQVPLYSTVSGKLTDSLSFDAEYWCNNVREPVYFAQAMDSLLQDGYRIFLEVGPHPVLSTAIKDCCQQQNIKPQAFTSLRRDQAEQRTFRMALAGLYTAGCKIDWKRLYPDDTVYVKLPTYPWQRETYWNEDQESVTDRTGTPVHALLDRRLSGPKPAWQSAINRQFLPYLDDHVVDELVVMPGAAYVEAGLAAFNQATGNTACVIEQLYFHQALILSGNESEPFIHVSYDQENGQYAFHSHYQDTALDWTLHASAKILPVALESEMIARSDIQQRCTEKVNVGELYAELNERGLSYGPYFRTIQQLQRGHNEVLAQIQLHTGLLPENPGYFLHPTMLDGCFQSLIAATSENDHFYMPVAIKRISYQGKPGDTLWCHGKLNHINEHSIEGELTLFDEQGNVLVKVEGLRCRALTNEKKNLSEQLAEWTYAWQWQKKAVPSNVKRKGGWLVFSDSSKTSETLCQELEASGNHVIRVPLNEVYQQEFSHFQALNPSELGYLEQIVLKAKSQGCTGVAYLWGLAGTAHNDPAGVEQASVALQIIQLLGKVFTTQAPRVYVVTQGTQAVSGGGEVTNIPLTALTGLTRVALNEFPLLRCTQIDLDPVSADKEVHLLTRELMSDDSEDDVALRGQERYVHRWIRQSVELPSNERNGASVDAFRLSRQGRYEFHAMPAPVPENDEVVVALQCINLTSYQLTDTNDGDVHGYFALGVIDKVGNQVLNCSAGELVMLVTDETIASHVVCAADQVFSVDQFQLSHDEIVSLATTLAPAYYALKYVARVAPLETVLIDGALGAAASAAVEVANCLGATPVLYHQGEDISCLGNPQAAPVRAWIRGIDAHKPEGIEHLLLPETHEIVLTQTHTDRLPVSLLQKSFIHLDALKLALTAPDLFQQLLDAIAHLFSTVQIVSLPQINELTLTEGIAYLSGRNRSITDATQILSLQDKSAITVIDQQQSALFDEHAAYLITGGFGGFGLEAAKWMAKHGAKHLIMVSRRGASDDAAKAVLDWLSGKDVQVTAVAADLTDETQVKSLFDRISSTCPPLKGIFHTAAILDDAPIAELTPERMTRVMRAKALSAWYLHQYTQNDALDFFVLFSSVSAIIGNARQANYAAANTFLDALAAKRRADGLAGTSINWGAIATGMAVNSEEVKKHLNLMGMNTITVNQAMDCWAQMRGTDLSQYGLMNCDWEKWQAFEPTGGNSPRFGNLIGHADQKSENALTKVCQEIFQLPPEQREEGMLRALAGQIASVLRIPIEKIDSEQSLMHMGVDSLMSAELQALINKTFGVRISTLELMRSPNLGHMAHILMEKTILSISPSTADESVSESSVIEHMSEKDIDMLLEQLLVNGSGAILETSKGAVNL, translated from the coding sequence ATGAAACAGAAAAAATCAAAATCAGCCGAAAAAGTGGCTTACGAACCAATTGCCTTGGTTGGAATTGGCTGCCGTTTTCCCGGCGGATCTCATGACCCGGAAAGCTTCTGGAATTTATTGGTTACGGGCAGCGACGCCATCGTCGACATCCCGCCGGAACGTTGGAATCTCAAGCGCTTTTATGATCCCGACCACAACAAGCCTGGAAAAATGTACGTCAAGCAAGGCGGTTTTTTGCAACAGCGGGTCGATGAATTTGATGCACTGTTTTTTGGTATCACCCCCCGTGAAGCGGGATCGATCGATCCGCAGCAGCGCCTGCTGCTGGAGACCAGCTGGGAAGCTCTGGAAGATGCGGGAATCCCGTATGAATCGGTGATCGGATCCAACACAGGCGTGTTCATCGGCGCGTTTACCCTCGATCATAAACTGACTCAGATGGGCAAAATGAATCGCGATCTGATCAGTACACATACCGCCGTCGGCTCAACGATGACCATCCTTTCCAACCGCATTTCGTATATTTTGGACTTGCGCGGCCCCAGCATGAGCGTCGATACGGCGTGTTCGTCTTCACTGGTGGCATTACACCTCGCTTGCCAGGCTATCTGGAACGGTGAATCCGATTTGGCGCTGGCTGGCGGAGTCAATGTCATGATGCGTCCGGAATATCCGATTGCCATGTGCAAAGGCGGCTTTCTTGCACCCGACGGACGCAGTAAAAGTTTTGACGCGGGTGCTAACGGCTATGGACGCGGAGAAGGTGCCGGTGTTGTTGTGCTGAAACCGTTATCGGCGGCGTTGAAAGACGGCGATTCGATTTATTCACTGATACGCGGTACCGGCGTCAATCAAGATGGCAGAACCAACGGCATTACCGTTCCGAATCCAGCTTCACAAACGGCCTTGATCCGGTCGGTTTGCGATAAATACGGCATCGATACCAACGAGATCAGCTATTTCGAAGCCCATGGCACCGGCACGCCGGTCGGCGATCCGCTCGAAGCGAAAGCACTGGGCGATGCCATCGACCAGCATTCTAAGCGCTCCAAATCCCGTTTGATGGGTTCCGTCAAGGGCGCCATCGGTCATTTGGAAGCGGCGGCAGGCATCGCCGGCGTCATTAAAACATCGCTCTGCCTTGCGCATCATCAAGTGCCGCCACAAGCTAATTTGCATACGCCCAATCCCAACATTCCCTTTGAAGAATTGGGTCTGCGCTTACCGACCCGGTTGGAACCATTAGAATCCGATTCCCAATCCATTTACGCCGCTGTCAATTCGTTCGGTTACGGTGGAACTAATGCACACGTGGTGCTGGAAAATGCGCCCCCTGCTCTGAAGCTGGTTCGCGAAGAGGATGCAGCGGATCAAACTTATCTGCTACCGCTCTCCGCCCGCAGTGAGCAGGCGTTACAAAACCTCGCACGCGCTTGGATGAACAAATTTCCGCGCGATTATAAAGGAGCATTAAAAGACCTGTGCTTTTCAGCGGCGTGCCGCCGGGGACATCACGATTACCGGCTGGCGGTTATTGGCAGCACCTGGGAAAACATGTACGACCAGCTCAGCACCTATCTGGCAGGGCAAGCGGATTACACCGGGGTTGCGGGAAAAACCGACAGCAAAGCAACCGCAAAACCGGTATTCGTTTACACCGGCATGGGACCGCAATGGTGGGCCATGGGAAGAGAATTATATGAAAACAACGCCATCTACCGGGAAACCGTAGAAAAATGCGATTCGATTTTCCGCCAATTAGCGGGATGGTCCATCCTGAAAGAAATGCTGGCCGATGAACAAAACTCGAAAATCACCCAGACGGAAATAGCGCAACCGGCAAACTTCCTGGTGCAAGCCGGATTAACCGCCATGTGGCGTGCCAGCGGTATCGAACCCGGCGCGATCGTGGGCCATAGCTTGGGAGAAATTACCGCAGCTTATGCCGCGGGTGCGCTCAGCCTGGAAGATGCCATCAAAGTCAGTTATGAACGCAGCCGCATTCTTAAAAAAGCCGCTGGCGGCGGGAAAATGCTCGCCGTTGGTGTCAGCATGGAACACTGCGCTGAGTTAATCGCAACATTAACCCATGGCGATGTTTCCATCGCAGCCGTTAACGGTCCTACGCAAGTGACGCTTTCAGGTGATCCCGCCGCATTGGAGAAAATTTCAGCCCATTTGACAGCGCAGGACGAGTTCAACCGGTTTTTGCAAGTCGAGCTGGCTTATCACAGCGCCTTCTTGGAACATTTGAAACCTGAAATCAGGCAAACCCTGGCTGATTTGCAGCCTAACTTGCCGCAGGTGCCGCTGTACTCGACAGTGTCGGGAAAATTGACCGACAGTCTGAGCTTTGATGCTGAGTACTGGTGCAATAACGTGCGCGAACCGGTTTATTTCGCTCAGGCCATGGACAGTCTTCTGCAAGACGGTTACCGCATTTTTCTTGAGGTCGGTCCGCACCCGGTGCTATCAACCGCTATCAAGGATTGCTGTCAACAGCAAAATATCAAACCGCAAGCTTTTACCTCATTGCGGCGCGATCAAGCCGAACAGCGCACGTTCCGGATGGCTTTGGCCGGACTTTACACGGCTGGTTGCAAAATCGACTGGAAACGATTGTATCCGGATGATACCGTGTACGTTAAATTGCCAACCTACCCTTGGCAAAGAGAGACGTACTGGAACGAAGACCAAGAGTCCGTTACCGATCGCACCGGAACACCCGTTCATGCATTGCTCGACCGCCGTTTATCCGGCCCCAAACCCGCATGGCAGAGCGCCATCAATCGTCAATTCCTGCCGTATCTGGACGATCATGTGGTCGATGAACTCGTTGTCATGCCAGGCGCAGCTTATGTTGAAGCGGGATTGGCGGCATTTAATCAGGCAACGGGCAATACGGCGTGCGTGATTGAGCAATTATATTTTCACCAAGCGTTGATTTTGAGTGGCAATGAAAGCGAACCTTTTATCCACGTCAGTTACGATCAAGAAAACGGCCAATACGCCTTCCACAGCCACTACCAAGATACAGCATTGGATTGGACCCTGCATGCTTCGGCGAAAATTTTACCGGTAGCATTGGAATCGGAAATGATCGCGCGATCAGATATTCAGCAGCGATGCACCGAGAAAGTTAATGTCGGCGAACTGTACGCGGAACTGAACGAACGCGGCTTATCGTACGGCCCTTACTTCCGGACGATCCAGCAACTCCAGCGCGGTCACAACGAAGTATTGGCACAGATCCAGCTGCATACCGGCCTGTTGCCGGAAAACCCGGGTTACTTCTTGCATCCCACCATGTTGGATGGTTGTTTTCAATCACTCATTGCAGCCACTAGTGAAAACGACCATTTCTACATGCCGGTTGCGATCAAACGCATTAGTTATCAGGGAAAACCAGGTGATACGCTGTGGTGTCACGGCAAGCTGAATCACATCAATGAACACAGCATTGAAGGTGAACTAACGCTATTTGACGAACAAGGCAATGTGCTGGTGAAGGTCGAAGGCTTGCGCTGCCGTGCTTTAACCAACGAGAAGAAAAATCTCAGCGAGCAACTGGCGGAATGGACGTATGCGTGGCAATGGCAGAAAAAAGCGGTGCCGTCGAATGTGAAGCGCAAGGGTGGCTGGCTGGTGTTCAGCGACAGCAGCAAAACCAGCGAAACCCTGTGTCAAGAACTCGAAGCCAGCGGTAATCATGTGATACGGGTACCGCTGAATGAAGTTTATCAACAGGAATTCAGCCATTTTCAAGCACTCAATCCCAGCGAGCTTGGTTATCTGGAACAAATCGTTCTAAAAGCAAAATCGCAAGGATGCACCGGGGTCGCCTATTTATGGGGACTGGCAGGAACGGCGCACAACGATCCCGCCGGTGTCGAACAAGCCAGCGTCGCCTTACAAATTATCCAGCTGCTTGGCAAAGTGTTTACAACCCAGGCGCCTCGTGTCTATGTCGTCACTCAAGGAACGCAAGCGGTTAGCGGCGGCGGTGAAGTGACAAATATCCCGTTAACCGCATTAACCGGATTGACGCGTGTGGCATTGAATGAATTTCCGTTATTGCGTTGCACGCAAATCGATTTGGATCCGGTAAGCGCGGACAAAGAAGTTCATTTATTAACCAGGGAATTAATGTCCGATGACAGCGAAGATGACGTCGCTTTACGCGGTCAAGAGCGTTATGTTCACCGCTGGATCAGACAGAGCGTAGAGCTTCCATCGAACGAGCGCAATGGCGCAAGCGTTGACGCGTTCCGGCTCAGCAGACAGGGCCGCTATGAATTTCATGCTATGCCCGCACCGGTTCCGGAAAACGATGAAGTGGTCGTGGCGTTGCAATGCATCAACTTAACCAGCTATCAGCTTACCGACACGAACGATGGCGATGTGCACGGTTATTTTGCGCTAGGTGTCATCGATAAAGTAGGAAACCAAGTGCTCAATTGCAGCGCTGGCGAACTTGTCATGCTGGTGACCGATGAAACCATTGCTTCGCACGTCGTTTGTGCAGCCGACCAGGTATTTTCTGTCGACCAATTCCAGCTCAGCCATGACGAAATTGTTTCATTGGCAACCACGCTAGCACCCGCGTATTACGCCCTGAAATATGTCGCCCGGGTGGCGCCTTTGGAAACCGTGCTGATCGATGGCGCGTTAGGCGCTGCGGCTAGCGCTGCAGTAGAAGTGGCAAACTGTCTGGGCGCAACTCCGGTGCTTTATCACCAAGGAGAAGACATTTCCTGCCTTGGAAATCCGCAAGCAGCGCCGGTACGCGCCTGGATACGCGGCATTGACGCGCACAAACCGGAGGGTATCGAGCATTTGCTGCTGCCCGAAACACATGAAATCGTTCTAACCCAAACCCATACCGATCGTTTGCCGGTCAGTCTATTGCAAAAAAGCTTTATACACCTGGACGCATTAAAACTTGCACTGACGGCTCCGGATTTATTCCAGCAACTGCTGGACGCCATCGCGCATTTATTTAGCACGGTTCAGATTGTCAGTTTGCCGCAGATTAATGAATTAACGTTGACGGAAGGCATTGCCTACTTGTCTGGCCGGAATCGTTCTATCACCGATGCCACGCAAATTTTATCGCTACAGGATAAATCCGCCATCACGGTCATTGATCAACAACAATCCGCATTATTCGATGAACATGCAGCCTATCTGATTACCGGCGGTTTCGGCGGATTTGGACTCGAAGCGGCAAAATGGATGGCTAAGCATGGCGCCAAGCACCTGATTATGGTTAGCCGCCGCGGAGCTTCGGATGACGCGGCAAAAGCCGTATTGGATTGGTTATCGGGAAAAGATGTGCAGGTAACAGCAGTGGCCGCTGATTTGACCGATGAAACGCAAGTTAAGTCGTTATTTGACAGGATCTCCAGTACCTGCCCACCCCTGAAAGGAATATTCCATACCGCGGCCATTCTGGATGACGCCCCGATTGCCGAGTTGACTCCGGAGCGCATGACTCGGGTCATGCGTGCCAAAGCGCTGAGCGCCTGGTATCTGCATCAATACACACAAAACGATGCGCTCGATTTCTTCGTTTTATTCTCGTCGGTTTCCGCAATCATCGGCAATGCGCGTCAGGCCAACTACGCCGCAGCCAATACTTTCCTTGATGCGCTGGCAGCCAAACGCCGCGCCGATGGTTTGGCTGGCACGAGTATCAACTGGGGTGCTATTGCCACCGGTATGGCGGTGAATAGCGAAGAAGTGAAAAAACATCTGAATCTGATGGGGATGAACACCATCACGGTCAATCAAGCCATGGATTGCTGGGCGCAAATGCGCGGCACCGATCTGTCCCAATATGGATTGATGAATTGCGATTGGGAAAAGTGGCAAGCATTTGAACCCACCGGCGGCAATTCTCCCCGGTTCGGAAACTTGATCGGTCATGCCGATCAAAAATCGGAAAATGCACTCACCAAAGTCTGTCAGGAGATATTTCAGCTACCGCCAGAGCAAAGAGAAGAGGGGATGCTGCGCGCTCTTGCCGGACAAATTGCATCGGTGTTGCGTATTCCAATTGAAAAAATCGACAGTGAGCAATCCTTAATGCACATGGGCGTCGACTCTCTGATGTCTGCGGAATTGCAAGCGCTTATCAACAAGACTTTCGGCGTCAGAATTTCCACGCTGGAATTAATGCGCAGTCCAAACCTGGGGCATATGGCGCACATTCTGATGGAGAAAACGATTCTGTCGATTTCGCCATCAACCGCGGACGAATCCGTGTCAGAAAGTTCAGTGATCGAGCATATGTCGGAGAAAGACATCGACATGTTACTGGAGCAACTGTTAGTTAACGGCTCCGGTGCGATTCTGGAAACCAGTAAAGGCGCGGTTAATTTATAG
- a CDS encoding aminotransferase class I/II-fold pyridoxal phosphate-dependent enzyme produces MNNKASKLENLSLDEKRNLLRELISQQENNRNGKSDTDDIPEAWYRFDKFPDYSALMEQGKIFQALSMNNPYFNPHQGVSDHITSIEGKDFINYSGYNYLGLSGHPEVSAAAKAAIDQYGTSVSASRIVSGEIPLHRELEQILAEIHGTEAALALVSGYSTNVSVISHLFGPNDLLIHDSLIHNSIITGCKLSGARRMTFPHNDWEALDKILTDERHAYQRTLIIIEGVYSMDGDIPDLPRFIEIKKKHKCLLMVDEAHAVGIIGPRGFGSHDHFSIDAAEVDIWMGTLSKAFASCGGYICGSRALIENLKYNAAGAVLFSVGISPPNTAAALASARILKREPERAERLRARSALFLQQAKEQGLDTGLANGTGVVSIILGDSVLCLKLSQKLYEVGINVHPIMYPAVPESAARLRFFITSNLSEEEVIYTVNTLAQALRQLHKETSGGAALS; encoded by the coding sequence ATGAACAATAAAGCCAGCAAGCTGGAAAATTTGTCACTGGATGAAAAGCGCAACCTTCTCAGAGAACTGATCTCGCAGCAGGAAAATAACCGGAATGGGAAATCGGACACAGACGACATACCTGAAGCATGGTACCGGTTCGATAAATTTCCCGACTACAGCGCATTGATGGAGCAAGGAAAGATATTCCAGGCACTGTCGATGAACAACCCGTATTTCAATCCGCATCAAGGTGTCAGCGATCATATCACCTCTATCGAAGGCAAGGATTTTATCAATTATTCAGGTTATAACTATCTCGGCTTATCAGGCCACCCCGAAGTTTCCGCCGCCGCCAAAGCTGCCATCGATCAATACGGCACTTCGGTTTCTGCCAGCCGCATCGTGTCGGGAGAAATACCGCTTCATCGCGAACTGGAACAAATTCTGGCTGAAATCCACGGCACTGAAGCTGCGTTAGCTTTAGTCAGCGGTTATTCGACCAACGTATCGGTGATCAGTCATTTATTCGGTCCCAATGATCTGCTGATCCACGATAGCCTGATTCACAACAGCATTATTACCGGCTGCAAGCTCTCAGGTGCCAGACGTATGACTTTTCCCCATAACGACTGGGAAGCCCTGGATAAAATTTTGACCGATGAGCGCCATGCTTATCAGCGTACCCTGATCATTATCGAGGGCGTTTACAGTATGGACGGCGACATTCCCGATCTCCCCCGTTTCATCGAGATCAAGAAAAAACATAAGTGTTTGCTCATGGTCGATGAAGCACATGCAGTCGGCATCATCGGACCGCGAGGATTCGGTTCCCATGATCACTTCAGCATCGACGCCGCCGAAGTCGATATCTGGATGGGCACGTTGAGTAAGGCGTTCGCGAGTTGCGGCGGCTATATTTGCGGCTCCCGGGCTCTGATTGAAAATCTTAAATACAATGCAGCCGGTGCAGTGTTATTCAGCGTCGGTATCTCCCCTCCCAATACCGCCGCCGCGCTTGCTTCGGCACGAATCTTGAAGCGCGAACCCGAACGCGCCGAGCGCTTGCGTGCCAGATCGGCTTTATTCCTGCAACAAGCCAAAGAACAAGGGCTTGACACCGGTCTGGCCAATGGCACAGGCGTCGTTTCCATTATTCTGGGGGATTCCGTTCTTTGCCTGAAGCTCAGCCAGAAGTTATACGAGGTGGGCATCAATGTTCATCCGATCATGTATCCGGCTGTACCGGAATCGGCTGCCCGATTACGTTTTTTCATTACCAGCAATCTGTCCGAAGAAGAAGTGATTTACACGGTAAACACGCTTGCGCAAGCGTTACGCCAATTGCATAAAGAAACCAGTGGCGGAGCTGCTTTATCTTGA
- a CDS encoding MMPL family transporter → MLTPYTRQILQHSWWTVILSVLLVMAAGYGIQFLHFKSDYRMFFSEENPQLLAFDSLNKTYVRDDNLLVVVTPANGDVFTKENLVIAEKLTKALWQTPYSIRVDSITNFQYSRATGDELFVEDLIRNADQLNAQQINQKKEIALNEPLLVNRLISPDARVMGINIVVHRPALDQDKETTEAVEFVRNLVGKLKKEYVDLDIRLTGSLILDTSFAESSKHDMATLTPAMLIIICLALALFLKSLWGTVAIIAMMVLAVVGAIGLAGWLDIAFSPSSIPAPTILLTVVVADAVHILTGYYGALEQGRDRKNAMTESIAVNFKAILFTNLTTAIGFLSMNYSEVPPFQDLGNITAMGVGLAFFLTITFLPALMMLLPQHKGRTGIGNSKTLARLANFIIAYRNTVLSFLVVITVALIACIPLNELDDEYVKYFDDSIAFRRDTDYTTANLTGVYRIDYSLGNEIEGGISDPAFLNQVDAFVQWYRKQPEVMHVYAVTDILKRLNRNMHDDDPAWYRLPESRDLSAQILLMYEMSLPYGLDLNDRINVSKSATRVTVTLHSISSQQVIDLETRAQTWLAANTSVVKHSEGTGPTLLFAHIGQRNIASMISGEIVAIGIISLIMILVLRSVQLGLISLIPNLIPAGIAFGLWGLAVGQVGLAASVVAAMTLGILVDDTVHFLSKYQHARTQLNLTPEDSIRYAFATVGSALWITSAVLIMGFSLFAFSSFKINNEMGMLTSSIFALGLFAEFLLLPPILLTLEAWRSHMAKSSSPVITKF, encoded by the coding sequence ATGCTTACTCCATATACCCGCCAGATACTCCAGCATAGCTGGTGGACTGTCATTCTAAGCGTCTTGCTGGTGATGGCCGCCGGTTACGGCATCCAGTTTCTGCACTTTAAAAGCGATTACCGCATGTTCTTCAGTGAGGAAAATCCGCAGCTCCTCGCATTCGACTCCTTAAACAAGACTTATGTCCGGGATGACAATCTGCTGGTGGTGGTGACACCCGCTAACGGTGACGTATTCACCAAGGAAAATCTCGTCATCGCCGAGAAACTAACCAAAGCGCTCTGGCAAACACCGTATTCAATACGGGTGGATTCCATCACTAATTTTCAATATAGCCGCGCGACCGGTGACGAGCTTTTTGTCGAAGATCTGATAAGAAATGCCGATCAACTGAATGCGCAGCAGATCAATCAGAAAAAAGAAATTGCCTTGAATGAGCCGCTCTTAGTCAACCGGCTCATTTCGCCTGATGCCCGAGTGATGGGAATCAATATAGTGGTGCACAGACCTGCACTGGACCAGGACAAAGAAACCACGGAAGCGGTCGAATTCGTACGAAACCTGGTTGGTAAGCTGAAAAAGGAATACGTGGATTTGGATATCCGGCTGACAGGCTCTCTTATCCTGGATACATCCTTTGCGGAATCATCCAAGCACGATATGGCAACACTCACCCCGGCAATGCTCATCATCATTTGCCTCGCCCTGGCTTTGTTTCTTAAATCGTTGTGGGGCACAGTCGCCATCATCGCCATGATGGTACTGGCGGTCGTTGGGGCAATCGGCCTGGCCGGCTGGCTGGATATTGCGTTTTCCCCTTCCAGCATCCCCGCTCCAACCATTTTGCTCACTGTCGTTGTCGCCGACGCCGTGCATATCTTAACGGGTTATTACGGCGCGCTGGAGCAAGGCCGGGACAGAAAAAACGCCATGACGGAAAGCATCGCGGTTAACTTTAAAGCGATTCTTTTTACCAATCTGACCACGGCGATCGGTTTTCTTTCGATGAACTATAGCGAGGTTCCACCCTTTCAGGATCTTGGTAATATTACGGCGATGGGTGTCGGGCTCGCTTTTTTTCTGACGATCACTTTTCTACCCGCGCTGATGATGCTGTTACCGCAGCATAAAGGACGCACCGGCATCGGCAACAGCAAGACGCTGGCGCGATTGGCAAACTTTATCATCGCCTATCGCAACACCGTCTTGTCCTTTCTTGTTGTGATTACGGTTGCACTGATTGCCTGCATCCCGCTGAATGAGCTGGATGACGAGTATGTGAAATATTTCGATGATTCCATCGCATTCCGCCGCGATACCGATTACACCACAGCCAATCTGACCGGTGTATACCGCATCGATTATTCGCTCGGCAATGAAATCGAAGGCGGGATCAGCGATCCGGCGTTTCTTAACCAGGTTGACGCCTTTGTGCAATGGTACCGGAAGCAGCCGGAGGTCATGCACGTCTACGCGGTTACGGATATTCTCAAACGCTTGAACCGCAACATGCATGACGACGATCCGGCGTGGTATCGTTTGCCGGAAAGCAGGGACTTGAGCGCGCAAATTCTATTGATGTACGAAATGTCCTTACCGTACGGCTTGGATCTCAACGACCGGATCAATGTCAGCAAATCGGCAACTCGCGTAACCGTCACCTTGCATAGTATTTCCAGCCAGCAGGTGATCGATCTTGAAACACGTGCGCAGACCTGGCTGGCCGCCAATACTTCCGTCGTCAAGCACAGCGAAGGCACGGGCCCGACCTTATTGTTCGCGCATATCGGACAACGCAATATCGCCAGCATGATCTCAGGGGAAATTGTAGCCATAGGCATTATCTCGCTGATCATGATTCTGGTATTGCGTTCTGTTCAACTGGGCCTGATCAGTTTAATCCCCAACTTGATCCCTGCGGGCATTGCATTCGGCTTGTGGGGTTTGGCTGTCGGTCAAGTAGGGTTGGCAGCATCCGTGGTCGCGGCCATGACGCTGGGAATTCTGGTGGACGATACCGTCCATTTTCTCAGCAAATACCAGCATGCCAGAACACAACTCAATCTGACACCGGAAGATTCCATCCGCTACGCTTTCGCCACGGTAGGCAGCGCCTTATGGATCACTTCCGCAGTGCTGATCATGGGATTTTCCCTGTTCGCATTTTCCAGTTTCAAAATCAACAACGAAATGGGGATGCTCACTTCGAGCATTTTTGCCTTGGGATTATTTGCTGAATTCCTTTTGCTTCCCCCTATTCTACTCACCCTGGAGGCTTGGAGAAGTCACATGGCCAAATCTTCCAGTCCTGTCATCACTAAGTTTTAA